One Glandiceps talaboti chromosome 20, keGlaTala1.1, whole genome shotgun sequence genomic region harbors:
- the LOC144450954 gene encoding hemagglutinin/amebocyte aggregation factor-like → MSHNNLKVLPVRQYEEVLHHLKSSSVLIGQCESLASTNDLKWVNDFEENVYFTCQPNEVIHHIASVHSNKVEDRMWGFDCTAAPANFSQCMWSGYVNNYRDTLNFQCFSNSMIAGVYAHHSDSNDDRQWQYLCCELEGLAMTSCLQTPYVNAYDENVDYIVPDGHYWRAVHSTYNTNNEDRKWSFNSCQYTILDKC, encoded by the exons ATGTCACATAACAATCTCAAGGTGTTACCAGTGAGGCAATACGAAGAAGTTCTTCATCATCTCAAGTCCAG CTCTGTTTTGATTGGTCAATGTGAAAGTCTTGCATCAACAAATGATCTGAAGTGGGTGAATGATTTCGAAGAGAACGTTTACTTCACTTGCCAACCCAATGAAGTTATTCACCACATTGCCAGTGTCCATTCAAATAAAGTGGAAGATCGTATGTGGGGATTCGATTGTACTGCAGCGCCCGCTAACTTCAGCCAG TGCATGTGGAGTGGCTATGTGAACAACTACCGAGACACGTTGAATTTCCAATGTTTCTCCAACAGTATGATAGCGGGCGTTTATGCTCACCATAGTGACAGCAACGATGACAGACAATGGCAGTACTTGTGTTGTGAGCTTGAAGGACTTGCAATGACGTCATGCTTACAGACACCATACGTGAATGCATATGATGAGAACGTAGATTACATTGTACCTGATGGCCACTACTGGAGAGCTGTACATAGCACGTACAATACTAACAA